From the genome of Labeo rohita strain BAU-BD-2019 unplaced genomic scaffold, IGBB_LRoh.1.0 scaffold_65, whole genome shotgun sequence:
ATattctttatttcatttcagcttgtccattttttatattatccTTCAGTTACACTGTGTGGCATTTCAGATTTGGATTTGAATCAGACTTGGCCCAGTCtatccagtgtgaactctcatatGAACTTTGAGGTTACATTTATGactaaaactctttccacactgttgacATCTAAAACAGTTGTCTCCTGAATGAGTCCTCATGTGGTAATTAAGGCTTACTTTACGTGtaaaactttttccacactgaCCACATATGAActgtttctctccagtgtgaatggTCATATGGTATCTATGGCTTAGTTCTGTCGTGAAGCTCTTTCCACATTGATCACACGTGAACAGCTTCTCTCCTGTGTGACTTCTCATGTGgtaattaaaagtgtttttatgggtaaaactcttcccacactgagTGCAAgtgtaaggcttctctccagagTGAACTCTCATGTGGACTTCAAGGACGTCTTTTCGgataaaactctttccacactgattacatataaaatgtctctctccagtgtgaatcttCATGTGGACTTcaaggttttgtttttgaaagaaattctttccacactgttggcaggtgaagGAGCTCTCTCCACTGTGAGTTCTCATGTGGGAATTAAGATTGCCTTTATGTGCAAAACCCTGTCCACACTGAGAGCAAGTAtaaggcttttctccagtgtgagttCTCATGTGGACTGTAAAGATTCTTCTTTgagtgaaactctttccacactgttggcaggtgtaaggtttttctccagtgtgaactctcatgtgaagTTTAAGGCTTTCTTTGAGAGTGAAACTTATTCCACACTGTTGACAGGTGTAAGGTTNNNNNNNNNNNNNNNNNNNNNNNNNNNNNNNNNNNNNNNNNNNNNNNNNNNNNNNNNNNNNNNNNNNNNNNNNNNNNNNNNNNNNNNNNNNNNNNNNNNNNNNNNNNNNNNNNNNNNNNNNNNNNNNNNNNNNNNNNNNNNNNNNNNNNNNNNNNNNNNNNNNNNNNNNNNNNNNNNNNNNNNNNNNNNNNNNNNNNNNNNNNNNNNNNNNNNNNNNNNNNNNNNNNNNNNNNNNNNNNNNNNNNNNNNNNNNNNNNNNNNNNNNNNNNNNNNNNNNNNNNNNNNNNNNNNNNNNNNNNNNNNNNNNNNNNNNNNNNNNNNNNNNNNNNNNNNNNNNNNNNNNNNNNNNNNNNNNNNNNNNNNNNNNNNNNNNNNNNNNNNNNNNNNNNNNNNNNNNNNNNNNNNNNNNNNNNNNNNNNNNNNNNNNNNNNNNNNNNNNNNNNNNNNNNNNNNNNNNNNNNNNNNNNNNNNNNNNNNNNNNNNNNNNNNNNNNNNNNNNNTTCTGAAACTTGGGacccttttatttgttttttttcccaattatGAGAACTCTTCTTCTGTAGTCTGTCATGCTAATCAGTAGGATATCATTATGATTTGTACATtagtgattatttttatttattttttattttgtttctaaaCTCTGAAAAGTTTTTGTATATgcattataataatgtattgagggccctttttttttttttttttttttttttttttgtttgtttgtttgattaacTCTGGGTTGGGGGTAGTGTGgggaaaaatgttatgtttctATTCTTCTGTATCTTTATccttttattattacaaaagttCAATAAAGagattaagcaaaaaaaaaaaaaaaaatattcctgatcccaaacttctgaacagcaGTGTAAATATTGTTCATCAAATTTTTTAGGAATATATTTGATATCCAGAACTCAGAAATTAAGAATTTGTAACTTTCAACCATTGAAACTTTTGTTTTGTGGAATTAGGCAGTTCCCCAACTGGCAGTAGAAGGTAAGAACCGATTTCACATCCATCCTCAGAACCCCCATCCACAATGATCTTAATGCTGCCACTTCTTTCTCACCATCCTTGTTCAAAGGTCGACACTCAAGCATCTTCACatcaacccatcaaaataaaagttcggtctAATGTGAAGCAATTCTGACAGAAATATATcactacccagatagcacacatacatctgtgTACATCTGAAGTGAAAGGTCTCCTGTCTTCTGCTCCTCCAGGGATCTTGTCTGTGCTGTTTGAGTCCAGGATCAGCTGTCTTGGCCCGGTGGTTCCTGCGGAGATGGAGCGTTTCATCCAGTTCACCAACACCATGTTTCTCTTGATGCTCTTCAGTATGGCTATGCTTCCACTGGCTAGATGTAATATCCCCATTGTGCCAATGCCTGGAGAACTGTTAAGACAGCTGCAAAAAACCTGACGgatgattttgtttgtttgtttgacctttaaataaaaaaaaaagtaactcaatTAAATTTACAGTCACATAAACCCTGACTAATGCATAACTCTTTCAGTGACATTCTATTCAGAATGCACTTTGAGAAACTGCTGGCataccaaaacattttatttgaagaaAGCAAAGTTCAGAATCAAAACCGTATTAAAGATGGCATATTTAAAAGCATGATGGAAAAGGAAGGCAGAAATCGATCTGTTCATGCATTCCGACAGTGATTGTTACGCCCCACAGCTCAAAAAGGACATAACAAAAATGGGGACACACGAGAAAGTGCAAATAATACGCAACATTTATTAACATACTAGAACTATACAGAAGCAAAACAAAGTAGCATGAGACAGTCAAGAATCAGTAGTGTAGAGTTAAGTGAATGCATGAACATGTAATGGGCTGCAGGAGTGTTGGACacgtaaaataaaacaaagataaacGGAAACCAAACTACATCAAATCCCACGTACAGCTCCCGCTGGCCAGTTGTTATGCTGCCTTTTAAAAGGACCGACAGGAACCTGACAACAGGTGTCCTTGACAAAACCATCCAAGGGCAATCAGTAAGGAGGCGGAGCCTCTACACTACTGATTCTTGACTGTCTCGCtacattgttttgtttctgtatagGTCTATTATGTTAATAAATTTTGTGTTATTTGCACTCTCTCCCATTTTTGTTACGTCCTTTTCGAGCTGTGGGGCGTAACAAATGGGGTCCTCTTCATAGTAAAATTAGTTTCTTAATGTGAGAATGATTGAAATATTTgagatatttgtttgttttgttttggatttcattcattcatttgaacaGTTTGAAATCTTGATTTGCTCACAACATTTTGAGGGTAGCCCTATTTGAATAGTTTGACGTCACGTTGCAATTTAGTCGTCGTGTTTGGGAACACCTGAAAGTGATTGATGCTGTTTGGTCACCGTTCAGAGTCACAGATGGGTAAGTTGCTCAtgcaaatttgtttgttttactctGGGGTTTTCCCAGTTAGGCTTAGTGACTTGTTTCTTTTGAgacatgttgtttttgtttttttggtagtGCTGTGGTGAAAGCATTAGCCAACCATAGTTGGCCAACGATGcatttgggaaacgcaccccaggcTGTCAATAAGCAGTtttgaaagtattaatttggcAACTGACAGTTTGACAACAGATGAATCAGACATTGACATTGATGTGGAGTATTTGTCTTTGACTCAGAAAAAGACATTCTAAATGATCATGCTGAATTGGATTTTACTGATTAGAAGAGCACTTAAGACAATGTTCAACAAAAAACAAGACCACACAAAGatctttatatattaaataagcaAGGACACCTGCTACCAAAGGATGCAAGAACACTCCTTGCTCCACCATGAGACATGATCTTAGCCGAAATATATTGATCACTACATTTATTATGGGTTAGAGGAGGACATTTGCTGTTTACCAAGTCAGTCAGTGTCTTTCAGACATGAACATGATTCAATAAACCTCAGCACCAATATGGATGGTGTTCCACTTTTCAAAAGTCCAGTTCTGGCCAATACTGGCAAAATCTCACAACTTTGAGCCATTTGTGGGAGCTCTTTTTTGAGGGAACaagaaaacatcattaaaaagtCTTCAAGATATTCCTCAAGGGAGTATAAAAACCTCACAGTGTCACACTGCAGCGTGGTACAAAGATGAAGAGTGCACGGCAAAGTACATAATCCAAAAAAAGAATTACTAAATCCACAGGAATAAGAGAGAGCCCACTAACACACAGGTAACATCCAACAAAAACCAGCAGAGATAAAACACAAATGGGAATTACTTATACTAAAGCAAGATAGGGACTAATAAGATAATGAACTGAACACAGGTGAACAGACTAACGCAATCAAGGAGAAACAGAAACTAGGTCACAGGTGCaacaagaaaacaagacaagGTCCATAGCATGACAGAGTGTGACACACAATGTGATTATTCATAAAGAGAAGACCTGCACTGTTAATATTGAAGCACTGATTTGTGATGCACCAGCAAGAGCTTATCTGAAGCACATTAAGAATCataattcttattacagttGTTAGAGGTGCATCACCAACGGTCCTTAAATCACAAGAAGAGtggtatttaataaatagagATGCAGTGTGAGTTCAAGAGCCATCTAGGTGGTGCCAGCCCCTTCATTGATGCAGGAATTTCTTGTGTTAGCTCATTTGTGTTAGACTATGTGCACATGGTCATCTTGGGAGTAGCTTGATGGATGCTAATATTCTTGACTCAGGGCCCACCACTTTCCCAAAAgacaagaaaaattaataatcacAAAAGCTGATCGGACTGAGAGGAACGATGCTTATTGCATTTGCTTGGCAGAAGAGCTGGACAGGTGGAAGGTCACAGAATTTTTGTTGCATACAGGATCTGTTGTACTAAAGAATGTATTATGTCCTGAAAGACAACACCATTTCCTATTTTTGACAGTAGCCATGTCAATTACGTTGGAGTCACAACTCTGAGAAAGGGACGAGAATAACCACATCTGTGGCAGCTTTCATAGTGAAGGATCTACAGCCTTATTCTGTTGTGGAAAATCCCAGGTTGTCACGTGTTAAAGACATTGGAGCCGCGATATAAGCCATCTCCGAGGTCAGAAAAGGAGAGTCAGATCTGTGCACTCTCACTGAAACTTCTCACGTTCATTAAAAGACAACGACTTAAGGTATGGTATTTCCCTGATTAGAGTTTAAAGATATCCCCCTGAAATAAAGTTGTGCTGTACTTTGTGGCTGTAAGGGATG
Proteins encoded in this window:
- the LOC127161432 gene encoding gastrula zinc finger protein XlCGF8.2DB, producing the protein MKESLKGLERYRDLVLLKKESQEFNEKEDKDQHEKHHDFITGESCSHTEKTQERSQKTANRSYFTCQQCGKSFTEKANLNVHMRIHTGNKPYTCQQCGISFTLKESLKLHMRVHTGEKPYTCQQCGKSFTQRRIFTVHMRTHTGEKPYTCSQCGQGFAHKGNLNSHMRTHSGESSFTCQQCGKNFFQKQNLEVHMKIHTGERHFICNQCGKSFIRKDVLEVHMRVHSGEKPYTCTQCGKSFTHKNTFNYHMRSHTGEKLFTCDQCGKSFTTELSHRYHMTIHTGEKQFICGQCGKSFTRKVSLNYHMRTHSGDNCFRCQQCGKSFSHKCNLKVHMRVHTG